The genomic segment ttgttacgCTCTTTTTTACAGAGATGAACGGACTGTTAGCTCTTTCATCAGATTTGAATTCTCTGCTGTAAGACGACCTCATGCATAATACAGCGCAAGAGTTCATTCTCATGAGTAATACTGTTATAAGCTCAGAAAACCGATAACGTAGAAGACGTGTTCTCTCCAGCCACGGCAGCCGATCACCACTCCAGATTAACGCATATACGTCACTTTTCGTGAGGCTCAACTTTGCTTTTTGAACAGGAGGAATGAAATTGcttcaaaaaattaaaaaataaccacTTTTACCTTAATAATAGACATAATGAGTGCTAAAGTTGTTTTCACTGATGTGCAACCTGTTCATATATGTTAACATCtcgaaaaacatgttttagGGTTTCATGACACTTTAAAGTCATAAAGTCATGGCATTAAAAGTTGCCTGcactgcacaaaaacattatcttccacagtatttttttgtttgtttgtttctttctttcttttccagtacaaatacaGGATGTaaaatcaaaatacatttacttgagatgcaaaattAATATACTGTACGAGTTTTCTGAGAAATGGAAGaaaattaaatgagtttatgttaagaaacaagaaaaaatgcCTGTCAATGTGATATTTTAAGAGcctttttaagattttttttttttaactcgcTGCACTTCGATTCATTTCTCATAAAACAAGCCTTCatatgtcattttgcttctcaaataatgtatcttgatttttgAATCTTTGGGCATTTGCgcttgaaaacaagacaaaaatacagggGACTTGTGATCAGAAGTTACCATATCTCgatcaaatattgtcctatcctaacaaaccatacatctatggaaagcttatttattcatgctgtagaaatctcaattttgaaaaattgacacttatgactggttttgtgctccagggtcacgtaTAGTTATAGTTCTTgttataattattgtttttggtgTGATGGGCCTTTTCTCTATCCCTCTGTTCAACAGCGAGGGCTGCAGGCGAGAAAACACCATGAAAAACGTTGGCAGCCGCAAATAcgctttcaactccctccagcTGAAGACTTTCCCTAAACAGTACAGACCACCAGAGGGCACCTTCGGGAAAGTGGAGACTTGAACTGAAAGCAGTCTGCTGTTCTGGCCCACCGCGACTAGAACTGCATGTTTCTCCTCGTTCGCTTTACTTTAACACCACATATCTGAAGGAAAGTTTTATTATGCACAGTCATGCTGAATTACGCACTGGTTATCATCCAGATggcaatgttaatatttctacATCCCCAACCTCTTGTCTCTGAGAAGAAAAGAGATAGGGAAAGAAAATCACTTGAAGAGAAATGAGTAGCTTGCTTGTTTATTGCACTGAAAAGCAGGTAAGAAGGCCTGACTCTTAATACttaaaaagacacacacaaaaacaagacactgatgatttcatttatcagAGAATTTCCCAAATAACATTTTTCAGTACTTTCCAGTACCACACTTGGTCTTTGTACTaaaatacaaagttcaaaatcAGCACTGAAGCAAAGCTGTGTTTTATCATCCTTTAGATTGTATTTAAAGTTCAGTAGGTTAAAGGTCATGTGTATGTGCTGTGATATAGTAGATGATTTGTTCCTAAATCATCCAGTTTTAAGATCTATAAGGAAAAGTTAAGCTGTTAAGTTAGAGAATCCATGCACCTCAAAGTTCACCCTCACTTCATTTAAAGTATACACAATACTAGCTGCCTTAAGAGAGTCCACCATTGGTTAAGATACATATGTAGATATTTCTAATCTGTGTATGACTATTTGTGATGTGgcagattatgttttatttatttacagtaagacTCTCTCTTTACGAAAGTGTTAGTGCTTTAATGCAGGCCTTTACCCTCCTGACTGTGCATTGTACGGGTTGTAGAGTTTAAGAGGACAAGCTTCCTCATACTGTTGCCAAGCACAGCTAGTCTCTGTACAGTGAGCATAACGTGTGAATATACATTCTTTGTAAGGCAATATGTGAGAAGACACTATTATGTTCATTGACCGTTTGTATGTTTTCATAGTCCAATGTTTCTTTGTAGGACATTTATATTAGATGATATGAATGTCAGTACTGATCTAACAAGGAGCACTGCTGCAACTGGTCCTGAAATGTGAAGAATATTTCCTGCagtcttttgtttttgtaaagcaGAGGGATGCATttagactatttattttattgtaatagtTATACGAAAACCATGATAGGCATTGCATCATAAAAGACTTAAGACTAACTCTACATGTAATGATCATCAGCCTTTGTCtctgcacaaataaatacacaaatcaaCTGTAATTTCTGGTTTGTATATTGCAAGATTGAACAACTGAAAGCTTGTATTTGCAACTTGGGAGACAAGAGCATGGGTCTTAACCTCTGCTGAAATGATTATTATTTGCAATTCTTTAAAAACCAGATGCACTGCATGGAAGGTAGGCTACAATTGTTATTTAAGTTTAcacttaattattatttttaataaatgtacatgtaattattttaccacttggtaaaaatcattttattttcatttttatgttcatAGTTTATCCTCTATTGTAAGTGCTAAAGCACTGCTATGTTGTAAGAGCATGCTGCCCTATTGGTCTTACAgtgtctctttttttattttttaatgtatgctCAAATACTTTGCTGTACAAAATGCCTCTCTCTTCCCTCCAAACATacagctttaaaattaaaatcacatgCCAGATTAAACCTCAAGCTTCTTTATTGCTTTGTTCACTATACATAGATACAGGACCGTGATCATACCTAAtcatataaataatgtttatttattcaaattgtaTTTAGTATATGATCCACAGGGATCTGGGAATTTGCTGGGTGTTATGAATATGATGACTATATATCTTGTGTGCACAAAGTTCTCAAAAGTTTGTACAAATGGAGAACAAGTCATTCTGTTTCATGACttaataactaaaacaaaacaaaaaaaaacgttgTATGTGTTCTCAATGTACGAAAGCTGTGAGCTCATAATTGAAGTGTTTACTTTGTTGTAGTTCTACAAAACTTTGCACATTAGAGTTTAAACAGTACTTTGGACTTACCAAATTTGAGCTGGAAGTGACATCTTCACACTCGTTTGAAACTGACCCATGACTGCCATCCTATAACATTCAATCCATCtcatttaaaaagtcttacatgCAGTGACAGCACAATTGTgtgtacttatttttattttattttttatttttttgtttaacagtGCCACATGAGCCATGGTGCTTGGACCCCaatgattatataataatatatattatggaATATATAATGGAATATTAGATGGTTCAGTATAACAGTAGCCTATTTTCACTATAAGCATCCTTCAAGGGGCGCTCAAAGAGCTccattcaatttaaaaaagttttttgtttttgttttttctacaatatcttataaaaaaaataaaagtaaattaaaactattacTCCCGAAACTTATTACCTGACATACAAAAGGAAATCCCCCCACCAAGCTCTGGAAAGCAATGAAATAGAAAAGTTTTAATCTTAAAATCGCACTGTGATTGGGCCACCATGGTCAGCGCTGGGAAAAGCACCAGGTGTCACGTGACAACAGCGGCGCACACATGTGACTGAAGTCTGCGAATCGGTTCTTTTGAACAGTTATTTTCGAAGAACCGGTTCAAAAATATTCAGCGTTTACGTCAAACCTGGACACGTGGAGTGGAATATTAAACCTTACAATAAAGCCATATGCAAGCACACTGTATTTTAATCTTACTGTTGATTAAAAAAGGTCCTCGGTTTAATCCGAAAATCCGCTCCGGCCGAATCAGTTCACCGTTCTTTTTGCAGTCAGAACCATGAATCGAAAAAGATCTGATTCAAACGAACGATTCATGAATCCCGACGGACAACGCTAATGTGGACaataatataatgcattttaatgactgagttaaaaaaaaaaaagttaaaaataaagttaacaaTGCTAATATAAGATAATTATTATTTCGACCCGATGTGCATGAACAACATCGGTGTCCAGTCTACTACCCGCTGATATTTCTATGCTCCAAGATCAGTCGATTACACGGAGTGCACGCACACTTTCTTGTGCATATGTTCTCTTCCGCGCTGTTTAGATGTACTTTCAGAGGAGTGTTTCTTAGAAGACAACGGACTGGTGGATTAACCAAGACTCGGTAAGCATTTCTTTTGTGTTGGCTGTGAGTGGGCTATCCACATACAGTATGTCTTATAACATGGCGAGCCCTACAATCTAAAATACGATTTTAATCGAAAAACGTGGTATAAATCATGTTGCGTAATTAATTACCCAAAGCTCCAAAGGTCCTCCTACAGATAAACCCCTCTACCAAGGATACCAAGAGCTCGCGACTGCATCACACAGCTTTCAAGAAACTAGCACGAGCACCTACAACCAGCGACACTTCTCTACAGGTGAGAGACCTCATTCATGCATGTAGTTACTAATCTACTAATTAGTCATTTGGCTGACTAATGTACTGATTATTAATGTATTACTAATGTACAGTTATAACTGGGACAGTCCTTAGTATTATCTGAAATGTCTTTCGCAAGGGCTCAAAACCTAGTGGGATTTGAATATGTAACTTTCATAACAGGCTTCACCACCAAGTGTTGTTAActgaatatacaggtgcatctcaataaattataatgtcgtggaaaagttcatttatttcagtaattcaactcaaattgtgaaactcgtgtattaaataaattcattgcacacagactgaagtagtttaagtctttggttcttttaattgtgatgatttaggctcacatttaacaaaacccaccaattcactatctcaacaaattagaatacttcataagaccaataaaaaaaaaacatttttagcgaattgttggccttctggaaagtatgttcatttactgtatatgtactcaatacttggtaggggctccttttgctttaattactgcttcaattcggcatggcatggaggtgatcagtttgtggcactgctgaggtggcgtggaagcccaggtttctttgacagtggccttcagctcatctgcattttttggtctcttgtttctcattttcctcttgacaatacaaTACTtggtcaagcacaccaacaccatggtcatttaaccaacttttggtgcttttggcagtgtgagcaggtgccaaatcctgctggaaaatgaaatcagcatctttaaaaagctggtcagcagaaggaagcgtgaagtgctccaaaatttcttggtaagcaggtgcagtgactttggttttcaaaaaacacaatggaccaacaccagcagatgacattgcaccccaaatcatcacagactgtggaaacttaacactggacttcaagcaacttgggctatgagcttctccacccttcctccagactctaggaccttggtttccaaatgaaatacaaaatttgctctcatctgaacagaggactttggaccactgggcaacagtccagttcttcttctccttagcccaggtaagacgcctctgacttttgtggcttaccctccttgtgaagggtgtcaatgattgtcttctggacaactgtcagatcagcagtcttccccatgattgtgtagcctagtgaaccaaactgagagaccattttgaaggctcaggaaacctttgcaggtgttttgagttgattagctgattggcatgtcaccatattctaatttgttgagatagtgaattggtgggtttttgttaaatgtgagccaaaatcatcacaattaaaagaaccaaagacttaaactacttcagtctgtgtgcactgaatttatttaatacacgagtttcacaatttgagttgaattactgaaataaatgaacttttccacgacattataatttattgagatgcacctgtaattgTTGTCATGTCATTGTCTAGAGGCCAGCATGAAGAAATTGCTTGTGGACGTGGACTGTGGTGTGGATGATGCTCAGGCTATCATGATGGCTTTGGCAGCACCTGGTGTGCAGATCCTGGGCATCACCTGCGTTCAGGGCAACACTTCAATAGACAATGTCTGCAAGAACGTCCTGCGTGTCCTGAAAGTGTGTAAGCATCAGGAGGTGAGAAGCTCCCATATGCCATATCACAATGAGATGGATATTTCTTTTGTATTGTGCAGTCAtacaatattcatatttatttagaaattacaagaattattgtaaataattgATTGCATGCTTTTTTTATGTAGAGGTATTTCTAAGAGCACATACTTTGACCCTTTGGTTAGAGGAGAGGTAGTATTTCCAGCAAGTATCGTGCAATGTTTGCATAACTTTGAAACCTGGAAAAATCAGTGTATGAAATACTGGGGAACAAAAAGGGGAAAGACAGGGCTACAAATGAGAAATTTCATGCTGTGAGCatagaaaaaaattgaaatattagggaagtttaaatgtgtaatttgaACAGTagcaatgtatttatttactattgtTGCAATCATGAGTTTACATGCACTTGCAGAATCTGAAAAATGTTAGTTTTAACAAAATAGGATCCTGGTGGAAATAATGCAGAGTACTGTTAATATGTAGTGCATGACTGTCATTCAGTATAATTGAAAGACTTGTTTATCTCTGAATGAGAAAAACACTCGAGACTTGTGTTTGTGATGTAACAATGTTACAGAATCAGAAACCTTACATTGCGATTTGAATGATCTGGTTTTCTGTATGTTCACGATTACATATCCTCTTATAATTCTAGCTGTTTGCAGAGAGACTTTGAGCTAAATAACTCCAAGAATAATGTTACTTGCTGCACAGTAATGCATTGTTGTCCAGCACATGACAGCCATTACAGCATAATTAGCATAATTGATTGTGTCTCTGAATTGCTTTAGATTCCTGTATTCCGTGGAGCGACTAAAGCGCTCTTGGAGCAGACCGTCAGCGCTGGAGAATTTCATGGCAAAGATGGACTCGGAGACGCCCCGGACCCCGACGCTCCTGATTTGGATCTGGTCCAGAAAGAGGGCGCCGTGTCAGCCATGATCCGAATAGTTAATGCGAATCCTGGAGAGGTCTATATGATTATATGTTATGAAATATAAGTGGAATGATCTTGCATTTCCTGAATTTTATCATGTGCTGTTCCTGTTTCTCTAAGGTGTCTTTAGTGGCCACGGCTCCGCTGACAAATGTGGCTTTGGCAGTGAAACTTGACCCCTCATTTCCCCAGAAACTCAAAGGCCTTTACATTATGGGTGGCAATACAGACTGTGAGTCACTAATACTTACTTTACATATACCATGTTATCAGAATAGGACTGgacaataaatacaatattagaGCTGGTAGGTTTGATTCATTCCAGTGAATTAGTCTAAAGTGACCATTTAGATTAATGTTCTGAGTAAATCTTTAAGTTAGTGTTTAGTAAAAAACAGACTTTCTCCCAGCAGCAATGTAATAATGCAATATTGCCAGCCCTAAACCAGAATCATTtgtacactaagtgcaaatcaGTCTGATCTGCACTgcctttttttatatttttaatgcaattaaacCAGGTTAGAGAATAACATCTGTTCATCTTTAGCTCGTGGGAACACCACTGTGTGTGGAGAGTTCAACTTTGCAGCTGATCCTGAAGCAGCATATATTGTTCTGAATGAATTCATTTGCCCAGTTTACATTGCAACCTGGGAGTTCACCTGTCGCAGTAAATTACCCTGGGTGAGATTCGCATTTCTAAACATTATaagaatatacaggtgcatctcaaaaaattagaatattgtgaaaaattattattttttgtaacatttcaaaaagtgaaagtcatatattctagatttattaaatgtaaagtaaaacatttcaaaagttttttttgttttaattttgatgattagagctaacagctcatgaaagt from the Onychostoma macrolepis isolate SWU-2019 chromosome 09, ASM1243209v1, whole genome shotgun sequence genome contains:
- the si:dkey-4e7.3 gene encoding inosine-uridine preferring nucleoside hydrolase isoform X1 encodes the protein MFSSALFRCTFRGVFLRRQRTGGLTKTRSKGPPTDKPLYQGYQELATASHSFQETSTSTYNQRHFSTEASMKKLLVDVDCGVDDAQAIMMALAAPGVQILGITCVQGNTSIDNVCKNVLRVLKVCKHQEIPVFRGATKALLEQTVSAGEFHGKDGLGDAPDPDAPDLDLVQKEGAVSAMIRIVNANPGEVSLVATAPLTNVALAVKLDPSFPQKLKGLYIMGGNTDSRGNTTVCGEFNFAADPEAAYIVLNEFICPVYIATWEFTCRSKLPWEFCDGWLAQDTDKARFMKQIFKHSMESSHSERVEKELVDGQGFISCDSYAMAAAIDDTYITETEHKAVTVELAGNCCRGMMVVDHLDILKKTHKVRILKKVDLERFKVLMMNALK
- the si:dkey-4e7.3 gene encoding inosine-uridine preferring nucleoside hydrolase isoform X2: MKKLLVDVDCGVDDAQAIMMALAAPGVQILGITCVQGNTSIDNVCKNVLRVLKVCKHQEIPVFRGATKALLEQTVSAGEFHGKDGLGDAPDPDAPDLDLVQKEGAVSAMIRIVNANPGEVSLVATAPLTNVALAVKLDPSFPQKLKGLYIMGGNTDSRGNTTVCGEFNFAADPEAAYIVLNEFICPVYIATWEFTCRSKLPWEFCDGWLAQDTDKARFMKQIFKHSMESSHSERVEKELVDGQGFISCDSYAMAAAIDDTYITETEHKAVTVELAGNCCRGMMVVDHLDILKKTHKVRILKKVDLERFKVLMMNALK